The Paracoccus liaowanqingii genome window below encodes:
- a CDS encoding HGGxSTG domain-containing protein: MTGAELAAMRKAAGLSQIKLAQRVGIGRHAVSYWECKAQVERHAWAVERMAEVLPLPDAQVATPLRTALADRRAQEMARQDALRLALMQAVEAQIETVRAHRRVRCGAKTRKGTACRMKSEPGKRRCKFHGGKSTGARTAEGKARIAEAQRRRWAKWRLKRGE; the protein is encoded by the coding sequence ATGACTGGAGCCGAATTGGCAGCGATGCGTAAAGCTGCTGGGCTGTCGCAAATCAAACTGGCTCAGCGCGTTGGGATCGGCCGCCACGCCGTCAGCTATTGGGAGTGCAAGGCACAAGTGGAGCGCCATGCTTGGGCGGTGGAACGCATGGCTGAGGTTCTTCCCTTGCCCGATGCGCAAGTGGCGACTCCACTCAGAACGGCCTTGGCAGACCGGCGGGCACAAGAGATGGCACGTCAAGATGCACTGAGGCTGGCCCTGATGCAGGCGGTTGAAGCGCAGATTGAGACTGTCAGAGCCCATCGCCGGGTCCGCTGTGGGGCTAAGACCCGCAAGGGCACAGCCTGCCGGATGAAATCAGAACCCGGTAAGCGTCGCTGCAAGTTTCACGGCGGGAAGTCGACCGGAGCCAGAACCGCCGAAGGCAAAGCCCGAATTGCGGAGGCTCAACGCAGGCGCTGGGCCAAATGGAGATTGAAACGGGGCGAATAA
- a CDS encoding IS5 family transposase (programmed frameshift): MAWTALTRKRYERSGGRYASDASDAEWALIAPLLPAPRRVGRPRTTALRDVFDAILSIATTGCQWRMLPNDFPPVSTVRRYFYDWRNNGLLHEMNRHLVAAARRAEGRAAHPSAGVIDSQSVKTTESGGVRGYDAAKRINGRKRHIVTDTIGLLVGLAVHGANIQDRDGAPDLLKSISTAYPLLRHVFADGGYAEPKLNGALEKIGRWTLQIVKRSDTAQGFEVIPRRWVIERTLAWLGRCGRMAKDWEKTIASAEAWLLIAHIRRVTRLLARP, translated from the exons ATGGCCTGGACCGCACTCACCCGGAAGCGATATGAGCGCAGCGGTGGCAGATACGCAAGCGATGCGAGCGATGCTGAGTGGGCGCTGATCGCGCCTCTGCTGCCTGCTCCAAGGCGGGTCGGCCGTCCCCGGACAACCGCTCTGCGCGACGTTTTCGATGCGATCCTGTCTATTGCGACCACCGGGTGCCAGTGGCGGATGTTGCCCAACGACTTCCCCCCG GTCTCAACAGTGCGGCGTTATTTCTACGACTGGCGCAACAACGGACTGCTCCATGAAATGAACCGCCATCTCGTTGCGGCAGCACGTCGGGCCGAAGGCCGGGCGGCCCACCCGTCGGCGGGCGTGATCGACAGTCAAAGCGTGAAAACCACAGAGAGTGGAGGGGTTAGAGGGTATGACGCCGCCAAGCGCATCAACGGGCGCAAGCGCCACATCGTCACCGATACCATCGGCCTTCTGGTCGGGCTTGCCGTTCATGGTGCCAACATTCAGGACCGAGACGGCGCGCCAGATCTGCTGAAATCGATTTCCACTGCCTATCCGTTGCTGCGTCATGTGTTCGCCGATGGCGGCTACGCCGAGCCAAAGCTGAACGGGGCTCTGGAAAAGATCGGGCGCTGGACCTTGCAGATCGTCAAACGCTCCGACACGGCCCAAGGCTTTGAGGTCATCCCGCGCCGATGGGTGATCGAGCGCACGCTCGCATGGCTCGGACGGTGCGGCCGGATGGCAAAGGACTGGGAGAAAACCATCGCCAGCGCCGAAGCTTGGCTTCTCATCGCCCACATCAGGCGCGTCACCCGACTGTTGGCAAGGCCATGA
- a CDS encoding RNA polymerase factor sigma-54 — MAADLAKAARGNPFLRLAGAGADPETLAAMPSGLHAHVLTEIGFLALTPDEWRIAQAFLEALAPSGWLDATIEEVATRAGVPTARTEAVLRRLQQIAPSGLFARSLAECLELQARDRGLLTDEVAAVLRSLGAIADGGISALAEASGLSIKAVDAALAALRTLDPKPGASFAAADQSLLRAPDFVATRIGHGTKQGWLVELNAATLPDIEALGCDDDAPLTLRRAAQEARSLARAVARRNSTLLAVGRALVRRQSAYLKMEVPDPAPLVRAEIAGMAGVHESTVSRVAQAMTMQTPRGVIGLASLFSRPVSGGGCSVSALRARIGSIIAAEPCARPLSDAAIADRLAADGIAVAQRSVARHREHLGIPARAVRRRTGPRRPA; from the coding sequence TTGGCGGCGGATCTGGCCAAGGCTGCGCGCGGCAACCCGTTTCTGCGTCTCGCAGGCGCGGGGGCCGACCCTGAGACCTTGGCGGCCATGCCGTCCGGGCTTCACGCGCATGTGTTGACCGAAATTGGCTTTCTCGCCCTCACCCCTGACGAGTGGCGGATCGCGCAGGCTTTTCTCGAGGCGCTCGCCCCTTCCGGCTGGCTCGATGCGACGATAGAGGAGGTGGCGACGCGCGCAGGCGTCCCGACGGCTCGGACCGAAGCCGTGCTCAGACGCCTTCAGCAGATCGCACCTTCGGGACTGTTCGCCCGGTCTCTGGCGGAGTGCCTTGAGCTTCAGGCCCGCGATCGCGGTCTGCTGACGGATGAAGTGGCGGCTGTACTTCGATCGCTCGGAGCGATAGCCGACGGCGGGATCTCTGCACTGGCCGAGGCGAGCGGCCTGTCAATTAAAGCGGTCGACGCCGCACTCGCGGCGCTTCGGACGCTGGACCCAAAGCCCGGGGCCAGTTTCGCGGCGGCGGACCAATCACTCCTGCGTGCACCTGATTTCGTGGCCACGAGGATCGGGCATGGGACAAAGCAGGGCTGGCTGGTGGAACTCAACGCGGCGACCCTGCCCGACATCGAGGCTCTTGGCTGCGATGACGACGCGCCTCTCACCCTGCGCCGGGCCGCGCAGGAGGCGCGGTCGCTCGCACGCGCGGTGGCTCGTCGGAACAGCACGCTTCTGGCGGTTGGACGCGCGCTAGTGCGCAGGCAGTCCGCCTATCTGAAGATGGAGGTTCCCGATCCCGCGCCGCTGGTCCGGGCCGAGATCGCCGGGATGGCGGGCGTGCATGAAAGCACAGTATCGCGGGTGGCGCAGGCGATGACCATGCAGACGCCAAGGGGCGTCATCGGCCTCGCCAGCCTGTTTTCGCGGCCGGTTTCGGGAGGCGGCTGTTCGGTTAGCGCGCTCAGGGCGCGCATCGGGTCGATCATCGCAGCCGAGCCATGCGCGCGACCGCTGAGCGATGCCGCCATTGCCGACCGCCTTGCCGCCGACGGCATCGCCGTCGCCCAGCGCAGCGTGGCGCGGCACCGGGAACATCTTGGCATCCCGGCGCGGGCGGTGCGGCGCAGGACCGGCCCGCGACGGCCTGCCTGA
- a CDS encoding DUF4255 domain-containing protein, protein MAGSGVISDVSLTLINVLDTALGSLFPAPAPQVILHDLQGVISTNPATLAVLLYEVTEDASTRNRPMQRAVTAGGRVLRKPLMTLILRYMIVPYAGDRLTEQQMLGRAMQTIYDNSIFSGPDLRGAAAPAGLVGSSDTLAATLDPLSLEERTRVWHAIQKPYRLSICYQIRVANVEPTIDVPTDLVRSRNFDQAVPVGE, encoded by the coding sequence ATGGCCGGTTCCGGTGTCATCAGCGACGTCTCGCTTACATTGATCAACGTGCTCGACACGGCGCTCGGATCCTTGTTTCCGGCGCCTGCCCCGCAGGTAATCCTGCACGACCTGCAAGGCGTGATCTCGACAAATCCGGCGACGCTGGCGGTGCTGCTTTATGAGGTGACAGAAGACGCCTCCACCCGGAATCGGCCGATGCAGCGCGCCGTTACCGCTGGGGGGCGCGTGCTGCGCAAGCCGTTGATGACGCTGATCCTGCGCTACATGATCGTGCCCTATGCCGGGGACCGTCTGACCGAGCAACAGATGCTGGGCCGGGCGATGCAGACGATCTATGACAATTCGATCTTTTCGGGTCCCGACCTGCGCGGCGCGGCGGCGCCGGCCGGTCTGGTCGGGTCCTCGGACACGCTTGCCGCGACGCTCGACCCGCTCAGCCTGGAAGAACGAACGCGGGTCTGGCACGCCATCCAGAAGCCCTACCGGTTGTCGATCTGCTATCAGATCCGGGTTGCCAATGTCGAACCGACCATCGACGTGCCGACCGATCTGGTGCGCAGCCGGAACTTCGATCAGGCCGTTCCGGTGGGCGAATGA
- a CDS encoding carboxypeptidase-like regulatory domain-containing protein has protein sequence MTQWRIISAARRVTFCPVALDLRDEFTGRGAFGPIGLRLDRQIGSDWAPTNLQPARNSAGVFLYTGLGRMFDPAALPGFRIRVRIEAEYYRPAFGTTDDGIEFDVPTYNDTVPPLVSPLVPEVVLMLPTTGYPFGGHVRRIHGRVLDPGGAPLADATVEADGVERVITDERGAFTLPLRWQTATANVNVAHLRSGQVAAQIFNLPADLTGNHDITVT, from the coding sequence ATGACCCAGTGGCGCATCATATCCGCCGCACGGCGCGTCACCTTCTGCCCGGTGGCGCTTGATCTGCGAGACGAATTCACCGGGCGCGGCGCGTTCGGCCCGATCGGCCTCAGGCTCGACCGGCAGATCGGGTCAGACTGGGCCCCGACCAACCTTCAGCCAGCGCGCAATTCGGCCGGCGTGTTCCTTTATACCGGGCTTGGCCGGATGTTTGATCCGGCGGCATTGCCGGGCTTTCGCATCCGCGTGCGGATCGAGGCGGAATATTACCGGCCTGCCTTCGGCACCACCGATGACGGTATCGAGTTCGACGTGCCGACCTATAACGACACGGTCCCGCCGCTGGTGTCGCCGCTGGTGCCCGAGGTGGTCTTGATGCTGCCGACGACGGGCTATCCCTTTGGTGGCCATGTGCGGCGGATCCATGGCCGGGTACTGGACCCCGGCGGCGCGCCCCTGGCCGATGCCACGGTCGAGGCTGATGGCGTCGAGCGGGTGATCACCGATGAACGCGGCGCCTTCACCCTGCCGCTGCGCTGGCAGACCGCCACCGCGAACGTCAACGTGGCGCATCTGCGCAGTGGCCAGGTTGCTGCGCAGATCTTTAACCTTCCCGCCGATCTTACCGGCAACCACGACATCACTGTGACCTGA
- a CDS encoding phage tail sheath family protein, whose translation MPEYLAPGVYMEEIPSGPVPIEGVSTSTAGFAGLTERGPTQPRLVTGWGDYVAWFGGLIDPAESFLPWAVKGFFDNAGLRMFVARVIRNDATIAALDHPTAGAGQTVLISAQAEGAWGDRIFLRIAAGTNFDPANPPPRPPITVTVLYYATMPPLPFVDPLDNANIADPNRREPTVVEQFENVGWHPDEQDFFIDYINARSKLIDLGWTDLTQPSARPNDTGFVQLTSLRGIDGVAPLGAGAFAGNVAAPAGTRTGLAGLADIDEISILAAPDHVNATALPNIADRDALRNNVINQCEILKDRFAVVSVAAGQGNIAGLRPPRDSSYAAFYAPWIRVFDPRTSGTHLVPPVGHVAGIYARVDVERGVHKAPANEVVRGMVTSNINATRRPLEFTFGKGEQDILNPRSVNVIRDFRADRRGIRVYGGRTMSSDPTWRYVNVRRLLLYIEESIEEGTQWVVFEPNDEPLWARVRQSVRNFLLLTWRSGALQGQKENEAFFVKCDRTTMTQADIDAGRLICHIGVAPVKPAEFVIFRIQLNTSTE comes from the coding sequence ATGCCAGAATATCTCGCCCCAGGCGTCTACATGGAGGAAATCCCGAGCGGCCCGGTGCCGATCGAAGGGGTTTCGACCAGCACCGCGGGGTTTGCCGGGCTGACCGAGCGCGGCCCGACACAGCCCCGGCTTGTGACTGGATGGGGCGACTACGTGGCCTGGTTCGGCGGCCTGATCGACCCGGCCGAAAGCTTCCTGCCCTGGGCGGTGAAGGGATTTTTCGACAATGCCGGCCTGCGGATGTTCGTGGCCCGGGTGATCCGCAACGACGCCACGATCGCGGCGCTGGATCATCCGACCGCGGGCGCGGGCCAGACCGTACTGATCAGCGCGCAGGCCGAGGGCGCATGGGGTGACCGCATCTTCCTGCGAATCGCCGCCGGCACCAATTTCGATCCAGCCAATCCGCCGCCGCGCCCGCCGATCACGGTGACGGTGCTTTACTACGCGACGATGCCGCCGCTGCCGTTCGTTGATCCGCTGGACAATGCCAATATCGCCGATCCGAACCGGCGCGAGCCCACCGTGGTCGAACAGTTCGAGAATGTGGGCTGGCACCCTGACGAGCAGGATTTTTTCATCGACTACATCAACGCACGCTCCAAGTTGATTGATCTCGGCTGGACCGACCTGACCCAGCCGTCAGCGCGCCCGAACGACACCGGTTTCGTGCAACTCACCAGCCTGCGGGGCATTGATGGTGTCGCACCGCTTGGCGCGGGCGCTTTCGCGGGCAATGTTGCGGCGCCCGCGGGCACCCGTACGGGACTGGCCGGACTGGCCGATATCGACGAGATCTCGATCCTTGCTGCGCCCGACCACGTCAACGCCACGGCGCTGCCGAACATCGCCGACCGCGACGCGCTGCGCAACAACGTGATCAACCAGTGCGAGATCCTGAAGGACCGTTTCGCCGTCGTCAGCGTGGCCGCCGGGCAGGGCAACATCGCGGGCCTGCGCCCGCCGCGGGACAGTTCATACGCCGCGTTCTACGCGCCCTGGATCCGGGTCTTCGATCCGCGCACCTCCGGAACCCACCTGGTGCCACCCGTCGGCCATGTGGCGGGGATCTATGCCCGCGTCGATGTGGAGCGCGGGGTGCACAAGGCGCCCGCCAACGAGGTGGTGCGCGGCATGGTGACGTCGAACATCAACGCCACGCGGCGGCCGCTGGAATTCACCTTCGGCAAGGGCGAGCAGGACATCCTGAACCCGCGAAGCGTCAACGTGATCCGCGACTTCCGCGCCGACCGGCGGGGCATCCGGGTCTATGGCGGGCGCACGATGTCGTCCGATCCGACCTGGCGCTATGTCAACGTCCGCCGCTTGCTTCTTTATATCGAAGAATCAATCGAGGAAGGCACGCAATGGGTCGTGTTCGAGCCGAATGACGAGCCGCTCTGGGCGCGGGTGCGCCAGAGCGTGCGCAACTTCCTTCTGCTGACCTGGCGCAGCGGCGCCCTGCAGGGCCAGAAGGAGAACGAGGCCTTCTTCGTCAAGTGCGACCGCACCACCATGACCCAAGCGGATATCGATGCGGGACGGCTGATCTGCCACATCGGGGTCGCCCCGGTGAAACCGGCCGAATTCGTGATCTTCCGCATCCAGCTCAACACCTCGACCGAGTAA
- a CDS encoding phage tail protein produces the protein MPTIQRNDPYSSYNFLLTVNGISNDGEAVGGSFTEIGGLEFELSPIEYRNGSEAITPRKMPGLAKYTNITCKRGATGDLIFWNWVLAGVQGSIIRADGSVILLDENRGEVMRWNFRRAWPCKYTGPGFNAANNEIAMETLELCHEGLEIDQ, from the coding sequence ATGCCGACCATCCAGCGAAACGACCCCTACTCGTCGTACAACTTCCTGCTCACGGTGAACGGGATCTCGAACGACGGCGAGGCCGTCGGCGGATCGTTCACCGAGATCGGAGGGCTTGAGTTCGAGCTGAGCCCGATCGAATACCGCAACGGCAGCGAGGCGATCACGCCGCGCAAGATGCCGGGGCTGGCCAAGTACACCAACATCACCTGCAAGCGCGGCGCGACCGGCGACCTGATCTTCTGGAACTGGGTCCTGGCCGGCGTTCAGGGGTCGATCATCCGAGCGGACGGATCGGTGATCCTGCTCGACGAGAACCGGGGCGAGGTCATGCGCTGGAACTTCCGCCGGGCCTGGCCCTGCAAGTATACCGGTCCAGGCTTCAACGCCGCCAACAACGAGATCGCCATGGAAACCCTCGAGCTTTGCCACGAGGGCCTGGAGATCGATCAGTAA
- a CDS encoding phage tail sheath subtilisin-like domain-containing protein produces MVLRPLPPGGLPRVTFEARRPSELAPLRTDIALALGTAPRGPVDMPVRIEGWRTYESVFGGMTADSFTGHALKGYFENGGQIAWVLRLAPGARPASGLWAVLGDGGFAPERLGQEAFRVSAATPGAWGGAVSVRPRFRVLSNGAGVIDIDVHDGGRIVEQLVGIDPAALSVTVAERSALIRIDPEVGAAPLPPAAGAGPRVRIWGPVALSGGIDGAAPARADYATALEHALEEPEPALIVLPDLHRHVGPDDAAAVLLAAARMVDPLLDRMVVADAPEAIGTAADATAWIERFGGDPAVHRTVATYHPWIDMRDPVGSLAAPLRRLPPSGHVAGAISRLDRTQGAYVTPANTSLSEAVDLARRFEPADQDALSSIGLNALRCQSARGIVVWGGRMTRSDDARTRFVAHRRLVHRIVRALRRTWAPMVFEPNDDAQRFAIARSATTLLLEAFHANVLKGNRPDEAFRVIVDDTVNTPQTREAGQLFCEIAIAPATPMEFIHFRVGLSADGTVEFIEP; encoded by the coding sequence ATGGTCCTGCGTCCACTTCCCCCGGGCGGCCTGCCCCGCGTCACTTTCGAAGCGCGGCGGCCGTCGGAACTGGCCCCCCTGCGCACCGATATCGCGCTGGCCCTTGGCACGGCACCGCGCGGGCCGGTGGACATGCCTGTGCGGATCGAGGGCTGGCGGACCTATGAGAGCGTGTTCGGCGGCATGACGGCGGACTCGTTCACGGGGCACGCGCTGAAGGGATATTTCGAGAATGGCGGACAGATCGCCTGGGTGCTGCGGTTGGCGCCGGGGGCGCGGCCGGCGAGTGGACTGTGGGCGGTCTTAGGTGACGGTGGCTTTGCGCCCGAACGGCTGGGGCAGGAAGCGTTTCGGGTCAGTGCTGCGACGCCGGGCGCATGGGGCGGGGCGGTGAGCGTGCGCCCCCGCTTCCGCGTGCTGTCGAATGGCGCGGGCGTCATCGACATCGACGTGCATGACGGCGGCCGGATTGTCGAACAACTGGTCGGGATCGACCCTGCGGCGCTGTCGGTGACGGTGGCGGAGCGGTCGGCGCTGATCCGGATCGATCCTGAGGTGGGGGCGGCACCGCTGCCACCGGCGGCGGGCGCTGGACCGCGCGTCCGGATCTGGGGGCCGGTGGCGTTGTCCGGTGGGATCGACGGCGCAGCGCCGGCGCGCGCGGACTATGCCACAGCTCTCGAACACGCGCTGGAAGAACCCGAACCGGCGCTAATCGTGCTTCCCGATCTGCACCGGCATGTTGGACCGGATGATGCGGCGGCGGTGCTTCTTGCCGCCGCGCGGATGGTCGATCCGCTGCTAGACCGGATGGTGGTGGCGGATGCGCCCGAGGCGATCGGAACCGCGGCGGACGCCACGGCCTGGATTGAGCGATTCGGCGGTGATCCGGCGGTACACCGGACGGTTGCCACCTATCACCCCTGGATCGACATGCGCGACCCGGTCGGCTCGCTGGCCGCGCCGCTGCGCAGGCTGCCGCCGTCGGGGCATGTGGCGGGTGCGATCAGCCGCCTCGACCGGACGCAGGGCGCCTATGTGACGCCTGCCAACACCTCGCTGAGTGAGGCCGTCGATCTGGCACGCCGGTTCGAGCCGGCAGATCAGGACGCGCTGTCGAGCATAGGACTGAACGCGCTGCGCTGCCAGTCGGCGCGCGGCATCGTGGTCTGGGGCGGGCGCATGACGCGCAGCGACGACGCCCGCACCCGCTTCGTCGCACATCGCCGTCTTGTCCACCGGATCGTGCGGGCGCTGCGCCGCACCTGGGCGCCGATGGTGTTCGAGCCGAATGACGACGCGCAGCGCTTTGCCATCGCGCGTTCGGCGACGACGCTGCTGTTGGAGGCATTCCATGCCAACGTGCTGAAGGGCAACCGCCCCGACGAGGCCTTTCGCGTCATCGTCGACGATACGGTCAATACGCCCCAGACGCGCGAGGCGGGACAGTTGTTCTGCGAGATCGCCATCGCGCCAGCGACACCGATGGAATTCATCCATTTCCGGGTTGGGCTGAGCGCCGACGGAACCGTGGAGTTCATCGAGCCATGA
- a CDS encoding phage tail protein: protein MSDDVQNAFRFLVTLDPFDAFVPRELIATALELAPGAFQSCTGLGGELEVTGYPEGGRNDYVHQLPVRHSWGRITLSKGIARDPILFAWYEAGLFGSLGARRDGAIIMQTPQGIPTMIWTFTGGLAARWSGPDFNAGQDGLAIESIEIAHQGIKAVPGPALLGFA, encoded by the coding sequence ATGAGCGACGATGTCCAGAATGCCTTTCGGTTTCTCGTGACACTCGATCCGTTCGATGCGTTCGTTCCGCGCGAGCTGATCGCGACCGCGCTGGAACTGGCGCCAGGTGCCTTCCAGTCCTGCACCGGACTTGGCGGCGAACTGGAAGTGACCGGCTATCCCGAAGGCGGGCGGAACGATTATGTGCACCAGCTTCCGGTCCGCCACAGCTGGGGGCGGATCACGCTATCGAAGGGCATCGCCCGCGACCCGATCCTCTTCGCCTGGTACGAGGCGGGTCTGTTCGGGTCGCTTGGCGCGCGGCGTGACGGCGCGATCATCATGCAGACCCCGCAGGGTATACCCACGATGATCTGGACCTTCACCGGCGGTCTCGCCGCGCGCTGGAGCGGCCCCGACTTCAACGCCGGCCAGGACGGCCTTGCCATCGAAAGTATCGAAATCGCGCATCAGGGCATCAAGGCGGTGCCCGGACCCGCGCTGCTGGGGTTTGCATGA
- a CDS encoding CIS tube protein — translation MDLNPPQIPFLSVGGDFEKAILKIVVPEVDEPEIPLKFNPTSYQLQKANTFSEIEIPGLETPPIQYIRGGNETLRFDALFDTSDSQKNVREEYVDKVANLMRINSELHAPPIVQFVWETEIFQGVVSDMSVSYVLFTPKGIPMRAEVSLTLTAYRPVEVQIAERPRNSPDVEKSVTLRRGDRLDQIASGVYQDPARWRDIARSNGIRDPRRLVPGALLLVPRISRGRGQA, via the coding sequence ATGGACCTGAACCCGCCGCAGATACCCTTCCTGTCGGTTGGTGGCGACTTCGAGAAGGCGATTCTGAAGATCGTCGTGCCCGAGGTCGACGAACCGGAAATCCCGTTGAAGTTCAATCCGACGAGCTACCAGCTTCAGAAGGCCAACACCTTTTCCGAGATCGAGATCCCGGGGCTCGAGACGCCGCCGATCCAGTACATCCGCGGCGGCAACGAGACGCTTCGCTTCGACGCCCTGTTCGACACCTCCGACAGTCAGAAGAACGTCCGTGAGGAATATGTCGATAAGGTCGCGAACCTGATGCGGATCAATTCCGAACTGCACGCCCCGCCGATCGTCCAATTCGTCTGGGAGACCGAAATCTTCCAGGGCGTGGTGTCGGACATGTCGGTCTCTTACGTCCTGTTCACGCCGAAGGGCATCCCGATGCGCGCCGAGGTCAGCCTGACACTGACCGCCTATCGTCCGGTCGAGGTCCAGATCGCCGAGCGGCCGCGCAATTCGCCCGATGTCGAGAAGAGCGTGACGCTCAGGCGCGGCGACCGGCTCGACCAGATCGCCTCGGGCGTCTACCAGGATCCGGCGCGCTGGCGCGACATCGCCCGCTCCAACGGCATCCGCGACCCGCGCCGGCTGGTTCCAGGCGCCCTGCTTCTGGTCCCGCGCATCAGCCGGGGACGGGGGCAGGCATGA
- a CDS encoding phage late control D family protein translates to MSFFATTINGLPPTGHYAPDFQVEIEGEPLDPESKGDVLSLKVVMDLENMTSAEIELNNWDDRRVWFKYSDQSGIYVGNRVHVKMGYADRILSMLEGRINSLTPQFPSTGSSTLSVGVLDNMQLLKDRRPAEGEQRQFRGMTDPEIARAIATRNGLEADVDDGGAEHDEVIQGDLDDAQFLTQRARRTDSDCFIYTDPDSGAAKLRFGAPRDERAGGRARNHAFVWGESLKSFSPTLTMSSQVAQVTVRGWNEEEMEPIVATATQADIADAAGGNTGAGNAETAVGGREDVVIGAAVTTQAEADALARALLRERAYEFITGKGEIIGLPDLRPGDTMTIAGLGDRFSGTYYVKKVEHEIGSGGYGTRFEVRKSYDEGANS, encoded by the coding sequence ATGAGCTTTTTCGCCACCACCATCAACGGCCTGCCGCCCACCGGCCACTATGCCCCCGACTTCCAGGTCGAGATCGAGGGCGAACCGCTGGATCCTGAATCGAAGGGCGACGTGCTGTCGCTCAAGGTCGTGATGGATCTGGAAAACATGACCAGCGCCGAGATCGAGCTGAACAACTGGGACGACCGCCGCGTGTGGTTCAAGTATTCCGACCAGTCCGGAATCTATGTCGGCAACCGGGTCCATGTGAAGATGGGCTATGCGGACCGGATCCTGTCGATGCTCGAAGGCAGGATCAACAGCCTGACGCCGCAGTTCCCTTCGACCGGGTCCTCCACACTGTCGGTCGGTGTTCTGGACAACATGCAGCTTCTGAAGGACCGCCGCCCCGCCGAGGGCGAGCAGCGCCAGTTTCGGGGAATGACTGACCCCGAGATCGCGCGCGCCATCGCCACGCGCAACGGGCTGGAGGCGGATGTCGATGATGGCGGGGCCGAGCACGACGAGGTGATCCAGGGCGACCTTGATGATGCCCAATTCCTGACCCAGCGCGCGCGCCGGACCGACAGCGACTGCTTCATCTATACAGATCCCGACAGCGGTGCCGCGAAGCTGCGTTTCGGCGCCCCGCGCGACGAGCGGGCGGGAGGGCGGGCGCGCAACCATGCCTTCGTCTGGGGCGAGTCGCTCAAGTCGTTCAGCCCGACGCTGACCATGTCGAGCCAAGTCGCGCAGGTCACCGTGCGCGGCTGGAACGAGGAAGAGATGGAACCCATCGTCGCCACCGCGACCCAAGCCGACATCGCGGACGCGGCGGGCGGCAACACCGGTGCCGGCAATGCTGAGACTGCGGTGGGCGGGCGCGAGGATGTGGTGATCGGCGCCGCAGTGACCACCCAGGCCGAGGCGGACGCGCTGGCCCGCGCACTTTTGCGCGAGCGCGCCTATGAGTTCATCACCGGCAAGGGCGAGATCATCGGCCTGCCAGATCTGCGACCGGGCGACACCATGACCATCGCGGGCCTCGGCGACCGGTTCAGCGGCACCTATTACGTCAAGAAGGTCGAGCACGAGATCGGCTCGGGCGGGTACGGCACGCGGTTCGAGGTGCGAAAATCTTACGACGAGGGGGCCAACTCATGA
- a CDS encoding phage baseplate assembly protein V, whose translation MTAQSYSSEFGECTETFYGLYPGVAENVVDPENRGRITVLLPWISDTYETRFALVAQVYAGDGYGTVWLPEQGDQVVVAFMKGQLSRPVVLGSIYAKKRKPKAGRTDSEDPKIFRTKGGHYLLMEDKKGQRIELVDLTGRNSVVIDSESNSVTVKASSNLTLEAGSDITINAGGSLTIKAAGAVSLSGSTINLN comes from the coding sequence ATGACCGCACAATCCTATTCCAGCGAATTCGGCGAATGCACCGAAACCTTCTATGGCCTCTATCCCGGCGTCGCCGAGAACGTGGTGGACCCCGAGAACCGTGGCCGGATCACGGTGCTGCTGCCCTGGATCTCGGACACCTACGAGACCCGCTTCGCCCTCGTGGCGCAGGTCTATGCGGGGGACGGCTACGGAACGGTCTGGCTTCCCGAGCAGGGCGATCAGGTCGTTGTGGCCTTCATGAAGGGCCAGCTTTCTCGGCCTGTCGTGCTTGGGTCGATCTACGCCAAGAAGCGCAAGCCGAAGGCGGGGCGCACCGACAGCGAAGACCCGAAGATCTTTCGCACCAAGGGCGGACATTACCTTCTGATGGAGGACAAGAAAGGCCAGCGGATCGAGCTTGTCGATCTGACCGGCAGGAATTCGGTGGTAATCGACAGTGAGTCCAACAGCGTGACGGTAAAGGCCAGTAGCAATCTCACGCTAGAGGCGGGTTCCGACATCACCATAAACGCGGGCGGGTCGCTGACGATCAAGGCCGCAGGCGCAGTCAGCCTATCGGGAAGCACGATCAACCTGAACTGA